In Corynebacterium endometrii, one DNA window encodes the following:
- a CDS encoding glycosyltransferase family 4 protein: MRIGIVCPYSFDEPGGVQAHIIELASVLIDQGHVVRVLGPAAQETQLPDFVTKGGRSIPIAYNGSVARLSFGPHVSSNLKRFIEEGRFDVLHLHEPNSPSYSMAALKLASGPIVATYHASASNSLALRLARPFLRPLLDKIRGGIAVSEMARRWQVEQLGGDPVLIPNGVDTSVYAQARVPAGDKDPREPVEIVFLGRLDEPRKGLDVLLEALDEVNHPVKVTVMGGGDAREIPGVEFTGRVSDADKASILGRADIYVAPNRGGESFGIVLVEAMAAGCAVVASDLEAFAAVCDVDSRAPAGRLFRNGDPSSLAAELNFLIENTQERQALVEAGIARARTYDWDFVAQSVLQVYDTVADGTKVTVAGGRSRRLKKKH, translated from the coding sequence ATGCGAATCGGCATCGTCTGCCCCTATTCCTTCGACGAACCAGGAGGCGTCCAGGCCCACATCATCGAGCTTGCCAGCGTCCTGATTGATCAAGGCCATGTGGTCCGCGTCTTGGGCCCAGCGGCACAGGAGACCCAACTTCCGGATTTCGTGACCAAGGGCGGCCGGAGCATCCCCATCGCCTACAACGGCTCGGTGGCGCGTCTATCCTTTGGCCCGCACGTTAGTTCAAACCTCAAGCGCTTTATAGAAGAAGGCCGGTTTGACGTACTTCACCTGCATGAGCCTAATTCGCCGAGTTATTCCATGGCGGCGCTCAAGTTAGCCTCTGGGCCCATCGTGGCTACCTACCATGCCTCCGCCTCCAACTCCCTGGCGCTACGGCTCGCGCGGCCTTTTCTGCGCCCGCTGCTAGACAAGATTCGCGGGGGGATAGCGGTTTCTGAGATGGCGCGGCGCTGGCAGGTTGAGCAGCTCGGCGGCGACCCGGTCCTCATCCCCAACGGGGTGGACACGTCCGTCTACGCGCAGGCTCGCGTGCCCGCGGGCGACAAAGACCCGCGGGAACCGGTGGAGATAGTGTTCCTCGGGCGCCTGGATGAGCCGCGCAAGGGGCTCGATGTCTTGCTTGAGGCGCTCGATGAGGTAAACCATCCGGTTAAGGTGACGGTGATGGGAGGCGGCGATGCTCGTGAAATCCCCGGTGTGGAATTTACGGGGCGCGTCAGCGATGCGGATAAGGCCTCGATCTTAGGCCGCGCCGATATTTACGTGGCCCCCAACCGCGGCGGTGAATCCTTTGGAATCGTCTTGGTTGAGGCGATGGCCGCTGGGTGTGCGGTAGTAGCCAGCGACTTGGAAGCCTTCGCCGCCGTGTGTGACGTGGATTCCCGCGCCCCCGCAGGGAGGCTGTTCCGCAACGGTGACCCCTCATCATTGGCCGCGGAGTTGAATTTCCTTATCGAAAACACGCAGGAGAGGCAGGCCCTGGTGGAGGCGGGAATTGCCCGGGCACGCACCTATGATTGGGATTTCGTAGCCCAATCCGTGCTGCAGGTCTACGATACCGTCGCGGACGGAACGAAGGTTACCGTAGCTGGCGGGCGTTCGCGCAGGCTGAAGAAGAAACATTGA
- a CDS encoding Dyp-type peroxidase — MRKLSRRGFLSGAAVTAGTSALAACSTAGEGGNGALSPEEVEVRLKNQTVSFDGQHQAGIATPGQALVNLVGFNFVEDMDKTKLVNLMRSWTEDARRLCSGQAPVGSLEPEMAVTPANLTITCGFGPKVFDIAGKGELRPEWLRPIPKFTRDQLDPAWGQTDIVLQICCDDSLTLAHAVRHMIRSSSWYVKTAWMQQGFANADGAKAPDQTARNLFGQVDGTVNPKTPEDFDYQVWIDEGEEWALGGSAMVVRRIRMNVDTWEMLDRGSREQTIGRDLAKGAPLSGGEEHTIADFSATDKYGLPLIDPASHMARARPTREHPEQALLRRPYSYDLPPEPGSDQLSNSGLIFICFQKDPDKQFTPIQTRLDEQDRLNEWITHIGSSVFFIPPGVSADGSEPDAFWGERLLT; from the coding sequence ATGAGAAAGCTGTCTCGTCGAGGATTTCTTTCAGGTGCCGCCGTAACGGCTGGAACATCAGCGTTGGCGGCGTGCTCTACCGCAGGGGAAGGGGGGAATGGCGCCCTAAGCCCGGAGGAAGTCGAGGTCCGGTTGAAAAACCAAACCGTCAGCTTCGACGGTCAGCACCAGGCCGGCATCGCTACACCGGGCCAGGCATTAGTGAATCTGGTCGGTTTTAACTTCGTCGAGGACATGGACAAGACCAAGCTGGTTAATTTGATGCGTTCCTGGACCGAAGACGCCCGACGCTTGTGCTCGGGACAGGCGCCGGTGGGCAGCTTGGAACCGGAAATGGCCGTCACCCCTGCTAACCTCACCATTACGTGCGGTTTCGGCCCCAAGGTTTTCGATATCGCGGGTAAAGGGGAACTGCGTCCAGAATGGCTGCGCCCCATCCCGAAGTTCACGCGCGACCAGCTGGATCCCGCATGGGGGCAAACGGATATCGTCCTTCAGATTTGTTGCGATGATTCCCTCACCCTCGCCCATGCGGTTCGCCACATGATTCGTTCCTCGAGCTGGTACGTGAAGACCGCCTGGATGCAGCAGGGCTTTGCCAATGCGGACGGGGCCAAGGCGCCGGATCAAACGGCGCGCAATCTTTTCGGCCAGGTGGATGGAACCGTCAATCCAAAAACCCCCGAGGATTTCGATTACCAGGTGTGGATCGATGAGGGGGAGGAATGGGCCCTCGGCGGCTCAGCGATGGTTGTCCGCCGCATCCGCATGAACGTCGATACATGGGAAATGCTGGATCGCGGTTCGCGGGAACAGACAATTGGTCGCGATCTGGCCAAAGGTGCCCCGCTGAGCGGCGGGGAAGAGCACACCATTGCGGATTTTTCGGCCACGGACAAGTACGGATTACCGTTGATTGATCCCGCATCTCACATGGCGCGTGCGCGCCCCACCCGTGAGCACCCAGAACAGGCTCTACTGCGCAGGCCCTACAGCTACGACTTGCCGCCGGAGCCGGGCAGCGATCAACTGTCTAATTCCGGGCTTATCTTCATCTGCTTCCAAAAAGATCCCGATAAGCAATTCACCCCAATTCAAACTCGCCTGGATGAACAGGACCGGCTGAATGAGTGGATCACACACATTGGTTCCTCTGTGTTTTTCATTCCCCCAGGCGTCAGCGCAGACGGTTCCGAACCCGACGCGTTCTGGGGCGAGCGTTTGCTGACTTAG
- the pgsA gene encoding phosphatidylinositol phosphate synthase: MLSVHGRKPAAVVVEPIAKAAMKLGLTPNKVTIIGTVVTIAVAVTLIPTGHLFLAAVLSGLFAAFDMVDGTMARMRGGGTAFGATLDASCDRITDGALFAAILWYLIYTMDSHPVTVVAALVTLVSSQVISYIKARGEASGLRMVGGLIERPERLIISLVGVGLEGLGVPHALAVSLWILAIGSLFTVAQRLHMAANQKVK; encoded by the coding sequence GTGCTTAGTGTGCACGGCCGCAAGCCTGCCGCTGTCGTGGTTGAGCCCATCGCTAAGGCCGCGATGAAGCTGGGACTTACGCCGAACAAGGTGACGATTATTGGCACGGTGGTCACCATTGCGGTGGCAGTGACCCTGATTCCCACGGGCCACCTCTTTTTGGCCGCGGTGCTATCCGGGTTGTTTGCGGCCTTCGACATGGTTGACGGCACCATGGCTAGGATGCGGGGCGGTGGTACCGCCTTCGGCGCCACGCTCGATGCCTCCTGTGATCGCATTACGGACGGGGCGCTGTTTGCCGCGATCCTGTGGTACCTGATTTACACAATGGATAGCCATCCGGTCACCGTGGTCGCCGCGCTGGTAACACTGGTGTCCTCCCAGGTGATTAGCTATATCAAGGCCCGTGGTGAGGCCAGTGGCCTGAGGATGGTGGGCGGGCTCATCGAGCGCCCGGAGCGTCTAATTATATCGCTGGTGGGCGTGGGGCTTGAAGGCCTGGGCGTGCCCCATGCGCTGGCCGTTTCCCTATGGATTTTGGCTATTGGTTCGCTTTTTACTGTGGCCCAGCGGCTGCACATGGCCGCCAATCAGAAGGTGAAGTAG
- a CDS encoding HIT family protein, with the protein MEISNRDSGQDAYVDSGAGLDDRLERLWAPYRMAYITKRSKDPFVEAPKGSDEDGLIIARGKTVYALLNLFPYNAGHLMVVPYRKESQLEDLTEEETAEMMVFCKKAIRVLKRVSRPEAINVGFNLGRASGGSVGDHLHMHVVPRWPGDANFMTIVDGTKVLPQLLKDTRSILTEAWIDIDKEDARA; encoded by the coding sequence ATGGAGATATCCAATCGGGACTCAGGCCAGGACGCGTATGTAGACTCCGGTGCCGGCCTTGACGATCGCCTAGAGCGGTTGTGGGCCCCGTACCGGATGGCTTACATCACCAAGCGTTCTAAGGATCCCTTCGTTGAAGCCCCTAAGGGCAGCGATGAGGACGGGTTGATCATCGCCCGTGGTAAGACGGTCTACGCCTTGCTGAACCTTTTTCCCTATAACGCGGGCCACCTCATGGTGGTGCCGTACCGCAAGGAATCCCAGCTAGAGGACCTGACTGAGGAGGAAACGGCGGAGATGATGGTCTTTTGTAAGAAGGCCATCAGGGTCTTAAAAAGGGTGTCACGTCCGGAAGCTATTAATGTAGGGTTCAATCTGGGCCGCGCATCTGGTGGCTCGGTAGGAGACCATCTGCATATGCATGTCGTGCCACGCTGGCCCGGGGATGCTAATTTCATGACCATCGTGGACGGTACGAAAGTGCTGCCCCAATTGCTTAAAGACACCCGGTCGATTCTGACTGAAGCATGGATTGACATCGACAAGGAGGATGCTCGTGCTTAG
- a CDS encoding YebC/PmpR family DNA-binding transcriptional regulator, translating into MSGHSKWATTKHKKAANDAKRGKEFAKLIKNIEVAARTGGGDPAANPTLDDMIRKAKKASVPNDNIERARKRGSGEEAGGADWETIMYEGYGPNGVAILIECLTDNRNRAATEVRTAMSKNGGNLGESGSVSYMFSRTGIVQVLKGELTEDDVLMAVLDAGAEEVNDLGETFEVVCAPSDLAAVKAALGEAGIDVEDADQDFRASVEVSLNAADAKKIFRLIDALEESDDVQNVYTNMDLSEEVLAELEAE; encoded by the coding sequence ATGTCAGGCCACTCTAAATGGGCAACTACCAAGCATAAGAAGGCTGCGAACGATGCAAAGCGTGGCAAGGAATTTGCCAAGCTGATTAAGAACATCGAAGTTGCGGCCCGTACCGGTGGCGGTGACCCTGCGGCTAACCCGACCCTCGATGACATGATCCGGAAGGCCAAGAAGGCGTCCGTTCCCAATGACAACATTGAGCGCGCGCGCAAGCGAGGCTCAGGTGAGGAAGCCGGCGGTGCTGACTGGGAAACCATCATGTATGAGGGTTATGGCCCGAACGGCGTGGCAATCCTCATCGAGTGTCTGACGGACAACCGCAACCGCGCCGCTACTGAAGTTCGTACCGCGATGTCTAAAAATGGCGGCAACCTGGGTGAATCCGGGTCCGTTTCCTACATGTTCTCCCGCACCGGCATTGTTCAGGTGCTCAAGGGCGAACTGACCGAGGATGACGTTCTCATGGCTGTACTTGATGCCGGTGCCGAGGAAGTAAATGACCTTGGCGAGACCTTCGAGGTGGTTTGCGCACCGTCTGATCTCGCGGCGGTCAAGGCTGCGCTTGGTGAGGCCGGGATTGACGTGGAAGACGCGGATCAGGATTTCCGCGCGTCCGTCGAGGTGTCCCTCAATGCCGCGGATGCGAAGAAGATCTTCCGTCTGATCGATGCTCTCGAGGAATCCGATGACGTCCAGAATGTCTACACCAATATGGACCTATCGGAAGAGGTACTCGCTGAGCTCGAAGCCGAGTAG
- the thrS gene encoding threonine--tRNA ligase — translation MAEAIAAVHVGYEPFTVPAGTPVGAAMKELGLPNKGPEAVVVVRDENGELKDLSHTPETEATFTPVAACEEDGRAVIRHSCAHVLAQAVQAEFPGTKLGIGPAIENGFYYDFQSQEPFTPEDLKAIEKRMKKIIKSGQRFERGVFASNEQAEEALKDEPFKLELIQDKGNVDPDSDEATEVGAGELTYYDNVNPRTNEVEWFDLCRGPHLPTTKYIPAFTLTRSSAAYWRGDQSKAGLQRIYGTAWESKEALEAYQHMMEEAEKRDHRRLGAELDLFSFPDEIGSGFPVFHPNGATVRMEMEEHSRRRHIADGYSFVNTPHITKGDLFKKSGHLDFYADGMFPPMQLDGEYDDEGNCTKQPQDYYAKPMNCPFHNLIFASRGRSYRELPLRLFEFGTVYRYEKSGVVHGLTRARGFTQDDAHIYCTEDQLEDELTKVLEFIISLLQDYGLDDFYLELSTKDPNKFVGSDEIWERSTAILERVATNSGLELVPDPAGAAFYGPKISVQARDAIGRTWQMSTVQLDFNLPERFELEYTAPDGTKKRPIMIHRALFGSIERFFGVLLEHYAGAFPAWLAPHQVVGIPVADDFSYHLEAIAKKLREKGIRADVDTSDDRMQKKIRNHTQARVPFMLLAGARDVDADAVSFRFLDGSQVNGVPVDEAVDIISSWIASRNNKQPNQDEINALR, via the coding sequence ATGGCCGAAGCTATCGCAGCCGTACACGTAGGCTACGAGCCATTCACTGTTCCGGCTGGCACCCCAGTTGGTGCGGCGATGAAAGAATTGGGCTTGCCCAATAAGGGCCCAGAGGCAGTAGTGGTGGTTCGCGATGAAAATGGCGAACTCAAGGACCTGTCCCACACCCCTGAGACTGAAGCCACCTTTACGCCTGTAGCAGCGTGTGAGGAAGACGGCCGCGCCGTGATCCGCCACTCCTGTGCGCACGTTCTTGCGCAGGCCGTGCAGGCCGAGTTCCCGGGCACCAAGCTGGGCATCGGCCCCGCGATTGAGAACGGGTTCTACTATGACTTCCAGTCGCAAGAGCCCTTCACGCCCGAGGATCTTAAGGCAATTGAAAAGCGCATGAAGAAGATCATCAAGTCTGGTCAGCGCTTTGAACGTGGGGTCTTTGCTTCCAATGAGCAGGCCGAAGAAGCGCTCAAGGATGAGCCCTTTAAGCTTGAATTGATTCAGGATAAGGGAAACGTCGATCCCGATTCCGACGAGGCAACCGAGGTTGGAGCCGGCGAGCTGACCTACTACGACAATGTGAACCCACGCACCAACGAGGTGGAGTGGTTCGATCTTTGCCGCGGTCCGCACCTGCCAACGACCAAGTACATTCCGGCATTCACGCTGACCCGTTCCTCCGCTGCGTACTGGCGCGGCGACCAGTCCAAGGCCGGCCTGCAGCGCATCTACGGCACGGCCTGGGAATCCAAGGAGGCCCTCGAGGCGTACCAGCACATGATGGAAGAGGCGGAAAAACGTGACCACCGCCGCCTGGGTGCCGAGCTTGACCTGTTTTCCTTCCCGGATGAGATTGGCTCCGGCTTCCCGGTATTCCATCCAAACGGTGCCACCGTGCGCATGGAAATGGAGGAGCATTCCCGCCGCCGCCACATCGCTGACGGTTACTCCTTTGTCAACACCCCACACATCACCAAGGGAGACCTGTTTAAGAAGTCCGGCCACCTAGATTTCTACGCGGACGGCATGTTCCCGCCAATGCAGTTGGACGGCGAGTATGACGATGAGGGTAACTGCACCAAGCAGCCTCAGGATTACTACGCCAAGCCAATGAACTGCCCGTTCCACAACCTCATCTTCGCTTCCCGCGGACGCTCCTACCGCGAGCTGCCGCTGCGCCTGTTCGAGTTTGGCACGGTCTACCGCTATGAGAAATCTGGTGTGGTCCACGGCCTGACCCGAGCACGAGGGTTTACCCAGGATGACGCGCACATCTACTGCACTGAGGATCAGCTAGAAGATGAGCTGACCAAGGTACTGGAATTTATCATTTCCTTGCTGCAGGACTATGGCTTAGATGACTTCTATCTGGAGCTGTCCACCAAGGACCCAAATAAGTTCGTGGGTTCCGATGAGATCTGGGAGCGTTCCACCGCCATCCTCGAGCGCGTGGCAACCAACTCCGGTCTGGAACTGGTGCCGGATCCAGCGGGTGCCGCGTTCTACGGACCGAAGATCTCCGTTCAGGCGCGTGACGCGATTGGCCGTACCTGGCAGATGTCCACGGTGCAGCTGGATTTCAACCTGCCCGAGCGTTTCGAGCTGGAGTACACCGCGCCTGATGGAACCAAGAAGCGTCCAATCATGATCCACCGTGCGCTGTTCGGATCCATTGAGCGCTTCTTCGGCGTGCTGCTCGAGCACTATGCGGGTGCATTCCCGGCTTGGCTAGCCCCACACCAGGTCGTTGGCATTCCGGTGGCAGATGATTTCTCCTACCACTTGGAGGCAATCGCCAAGAAGCTGCGTGAAAAGGGCATCCGCGCCGACGTGGATACCTCCGATGATCGCATGCAGAAAAAGATCCGTAATCACACCCAGGCCCGCGTCCCGTTCATGCTGCTTGCAGGCGCGCGGGACGTGGACGCGGACGCCGTATCCTTCCGCTTCCTGGATGGTTCGCAGGTCAACGGCGTACCCGTTGACGAGGCTGTGGATATCATTTCCTCTTGGATTGCGAGCCGCAACAATAAGCAGCCAAATCAGGATGAGATCAACGCGCTGCGTTAA
- a CDS encoding phosphatidylinositol mannoside acyltransferase, producing the protein MSVWPSKDDLAAAGYMAGWRFVRMLPESVAYKLFELGADIASKGGRGPEQLRKNLGRVVGPENVTRALVRDSMRSYMRYWCEAFRLPAIHRRPGFHEQLKAGIEGLENFEAAYARGKGVILALPHTGNWDMAGAFLVGHVGGFTTVAERLKPESLYQAFVDFRESLGFEVLPLTGGAQPFDTLKARLKEGKVIALLSERDLSRTGVSVEFFGEPANMAAGPALLAQQTGAALCAVHLWFEKAEDGTPRWGKSVSVPIEVTTVEETTQRLADRFEEAIARHPADWHMLQPQWNSDVEERRAERAARARGKRRPNHPSAAGKED; encoded by the coding sequence ATGTCAGTGTGGCCATCGAAAGATGACCTCGCCGCGGCCGGTTACATGGCTGGTTGGCGGTTTGTGCGTATGCTGCCGGAATCGGTGGCATACAAACTTTTCGAGCTCGGAGCGGATATCGCCTCCAAAGGCGGCAGGGGCCCCGAACAGTTGCGGAAAAACCTAGGCAGGGTAGTAGGGCCTGAAAACGTCACTCGCGCCCTCGTCCGGGATTCCATGCGCTCCTACATGCGCTATTGGTGTGAGGCCTTTCGGCTTCCAGCCATCCACCGCCGCCCCGGGTTTCATGAACAACTGAAGGCCGGAATCGAGGGGCTAGAGAATTTCGAAGCGGCTTATGCTCGTGGAAAAGGGGTCATCCTCGCGCTTCCCCATACCGGGAACTGGGACATGGCCGGCGCTTTCCTCGTTGGGCACGTGGGTGGGTTCACTACCGTCGCCGAACGTTTAAAGCCCGAGAGCCTGTACCAGGCTTTCGTCGATTTCCGCGAAAGCCTGGGCTTTGAAGTCCTCCCGCTAACCGGAGGGGCGCAGCCCTTCGACACGCTCAAGGCCCGTCTAAAAGAGGGCAAGGTGATTGCCCTGCTTTCCGAGCGGGACCTGTCCCGTACCGGGGTAAGTGTCGAATTTTTCGGGGAGCCCGCAAATATGGCCGCAGGCCCGGCGCTCCTAGCGCAGCAAACGGGGGCGGCCTTGTGTGCGGTTCACCTCTGGTTTGAAAAGGCGGAGGACGGAACCCCGCGGTGGGGCAAATCCGTTTCGGTGCCGATAGAGGTTACTACCGTCGAGGAAACTACCCAGCGCCTGGCGGATCGCTTCGAGGAAGCCATCGCGCGGCACCCCGCCGATTGGCATATGCTGCAGCCGCAGTGGAATAGCGACGTGGAAGAGCGCCGGGCGGAGCGCGCCGCTCGGGCCCGCGGCAAAAGGCGCCCCAACCATCCCAGCGCGGCCGGAAAGGAGGATTAG
- a CDS encoding acyl-CoA thioesterase II yields MSRTFGGQVASQALCAAQRTVEGLVANSLHGYFIAPGDSTEPIDFEVEHLRDGRSFATRQVRARQGGTTIFVMDTSFHRVDDEGPGHQDPMPQVPGPEEVIHLHRADPPSTRILMGEWNDWDIRLVPEADREPSRHEEREISGYRHIWFRNKGQLPKDLNFHQAALTYMSDMTLIYSSLIPHPGVKVQLASLDHAVWFHRPLSVNDWLLYVQHSPSAGNGVALTRGTVFDINGRLVATVMQEGLTRTYRENK; encoded by the coding sequence ATGTCGAGGACTTTTGGTGGGCAGGTTGCCTCCCAAGCGCTGTGCGCCGCGCAGCGTACTGTCGAGGGGCTCGTTGCCAATTCACTGCACGGTTACTTCATTGCTCCTGGGGATTCCACCGAGCCCATCGATTTTGAAGTAGAACACTTACGCGATGGCCGTTCCTTTGCCACCCGCCAAGTAAGGGCTAGGCAGGGCGGCACCACTATCTTCGTGATGGATACTAGTTTCCACCGCGTGGATGATGAAGGCCCTGGGCACCAAGACCCGATGCCCCAGGTCCCGGGGCCTGAAGAGGTCATTCACCTGCACCGCGCCGACCCGCCGAGCACCCGCATATTGATGGGCGAATGGAATGACTGGGACATCCGCCTAGTCCCTGAGGCCGATCGCGAGCCGAGCCGGCACGAGGAGAGGGAAATTTCGGGCTACCGCCACATTTGGTTCCGCAACAAAGGCCAGCTGCCCAAAGATTTAAATTTTCACCAGGCGGCTTTGACATACATGTCTGACATGACGCTGATTTACTCGTCCTTGATCCCGCATCCCGGCGTGAAGGTCCAGTTGGCCAGTTTGGACCATGCCGTGTGGTTCCATCGCCCACTAAGCGTTAATGACTGGCTGCTCTACGTGCAGCACTCGCCGTCTGCCGGCAACGGGGTAGCGCTAACCCGCGGCACGGTCTTCGATATCAATGGGCGCTTAGTAGCCACGGTGATGCAAGAAGGTCTTACCCGCACCTATCGCGAGAACAAGTAG
- a CDS encoding DUF3817 domain-containing protein: MSPHKLHRTAACIEMVTWSLIIIGMILKYSNTTEALMPIFGGIHGFGFLCFVAMTILVWANDRWPAWLGIAGLAVSAIPFAALPFAMWVGKKGFLGRRWRFGNGDDAQPETFTDRALATVVRKPARSAAVCLAIIIVVFAVLLYLGPPVDVESVIRS, encoded by the coding sequence ATGTCTCCCCACAAGTTACACCGCACAGCGGCCTGCATCGAGATGGTCACGTGGTCTCTCATTATTATCGGGATGATCCTAAAGTATTCCAATACCACCGAGGCCTTGATGCCAATCTTCGGCGGTATTCACGGCTTTGGTTTCTTGTGTTTCGTAGCCATGACCATCCTTGTCTGGGCAAACGACCGCTGGCCGGCGTGGTTGGGCATTGCGGGGCTAGCGGTTTCCGCGATCCCCTTCGCCGCGTTGCCCTTTGCCATGTGGGTCGGCAAGAAGGGTTTCCTGGGGCGTCGCTGGCGCTTCGGCAATGGCGATGATGCCCAGCCGGAGACCTTTACCGACCGAGCGCTGGCAACCGTGGTCCGCAAACCGGCACGAAGCGCCGCGGTCTGCCTCGCGATAATCATTGTGGTGTTCGCCGTTCTTCTATACCTGGGCCCTCCGGTCGACGTTGAATCCGTAATCCGATCTTAA
- a CDS encoding glycosyltransferase 87 family protein: protein MLSKLSSIPALILGWLVLRGVLIALCVIDSSPRGDVAYYFSGIYGDNPDAMTEYPHPGVWPTQLIGLITGPNPDSFFVWFSAMCLALDLFFLLGLRRFGRDNPVGVTYACWFWIFFGTAAGQVFIMRLDLFPAVAVAIAAMLLFRVPTLGAAFLALATTMKLWPGVLAAGLVGRWNQTATWLRVGSFVLTAVALCGVTVATEGVGRLLSPLTYQGERGLQIESIPATPFIYSAFHSPSDWTVDYAPSKSFEIAGPGVDSMVTASTVIMVIVVLAMAAWALSRLHSCRWDAYTSVAFFVAGILGLIVSNKVFSPQYIVWLAPVLAVAMCAPRSYPTAPARGRRAEKAMLAVLGLSCLIAAALGTFIYPFNYSFLISELGTDYTTVIILAVRNALVLVMFALSLAWLYLVNRSTAGHSETKQAQPQPLGLPHTQDATPQTPAAQS, encoded by the coding sequence ATGCTAAGCAAACTTTCATCGATCCCCGCACTTATCCTTGGATGGTTGGTCCTGCGCGGTGTTCTCATCGCATTATGCGTGATCGATAGCAGCCCTCGTGGCGATGTGGCTTACTACTTCAGCGGAATATATGGGGACAATCCCGATGCCATGACGGAATATCCACACCCGGGGGTCTGGCCGACCCAGCTCATAGGCCTGATTACTGGGCCTAACCCGGACTCATTTTTTGTGTGGTTCAGCGCCATGTGCTTAGCCCTAGACCTATTTTTCCTTCTGGGCCTGCGGCGCTTTGGGCGCGATAACCCTGTCGGCGTGACCTACGCATGTTGGTTCTGGATTTTCTTCGGCACCGCGGCGGGCCAAGTGTTTATTATGCGCCTCGACTTGTTCCCGGCTGTGGCAGTAGCCATCGCCGCGATGCTGCTATTCCGCGTGCCGACTCTGGGCGCCGCCTTCCTCGCGCTAGCAACCACCATGAAGCTGTGGCCCGGAGTGCTGGCCGCGGGATTGGTAGGGCGTTGGAACCAGACAGCGACGTGGCTGCGTGTGGGCTCATTTGTCCTGACCGCCGTTGCACTGTGTGGCGTTACCGTAGCGACCGAGGGCGTAGGGCGCCTTCTCAGTCCATTGACGTACCAGGGGGAACGGGGCCTGCAAATCGAATCCATTCCCGCAACCCCGTTTATCTATAGCGCCTTCCACTCCCCTTCGGACTGGACCGTGGATTACGCCCCGTCAAAGTCCTTTGAGATTGCCGGCCCCGGTGTGGATTCCATGGTCACGGCGTCGACGGTGATCATGGTCATCGTAGTTCTAGCCATGGCCGCATGGGCGCTGAGCAGGCTGCATAGCTGCCGGTGGGACGCTTACACCTCGGTGGCGTTTTTCGTCGCCGGCATCCTGGGCCTCATCGTGTCCAACAAAGTTTTCTCACCCCAATACATCGTGTGGCTAGCCCCGGTACTTGCGGTGGCGATGTGCGCTCCCCGGTCTTACCCTACTGCGCCAGCACGCGGGCGCAGGGCGGAGAAGGCGATGCTTGCTGTACTAGGCCTAAGTTGCCTCATCGCGGCCGCCTTAGGCACTTTTATCTACCCGTTTAACTACTCATTCCTTATCTCCGAGCTGGGTACGGACTACACCACGGTCATCATCCTTGCGGTGCGCAATGCGCTGGTCCTCGTCATGTTTGCTTTATCCCTCGCGTGGCTGTACCTCGTCAACCGCAGCACAGCCGGCCACAGCGAGACTAAGCAAGCGCAGCCCCAGCCCTTAGGCCTTCCCCATACTCAAGACGCGACGCCCCAAACGCCGGCAGCCCAGAGCTAA
- a CDS encoding copper chaperone PCu(A)C: MEKGSKTMKKYSQVLATVAAVSALALAACSPQNENDSTAPATEQQSAAAGTTAADTAAPISFVDGYVKAKPAADAEDGRPMTGIFGSVVNNTDAAVTITGFTAEIVGNNTQPERTELHEVVDGQMQMKEGGFEIPAGESHELAPGGDHMMIMDYDEEILPGATVNLTITTADGSTVEAEGLAVRQVGSGDESYGEDGELQGHGGMGAADEPSDSMDHSGHDHEGHDH; this comes from the coding sequence TTGGAGAAGGGCAGTAAGACCATGAAGAAGTACTCCCAGGTTCTCGCAACCGTAGCGGCGGTTTCCGCGCTGGCTCTAGCGGCTTGTTCACCGCAGAATGAGAATGATTCCACGGCGCCGGCAACCGAACAGCAAAGCGCAGCCGCGGGCACCACGGCCGCCGATACCGCTGCGCCTATCTCCTTCGTTGATGGTTACGTCAAGGCCAAACCAGCCGCCGACGCTGAGGATGGCCGCCCCATGACCGGCATCTTCGGCTCCGTCGTGAATAACACCGATGCGGCGGTTACTATCACCGGTTTCACGGCAGAAATCGTGGGAAATAACACCCAGCCAGAGCGCACCGAACTGCATGAGGTAGTTGACGGTCAAATGCAGATGAAGGAGGGCGGGTTTGAAATCCCGGCCGGGGAAAGCCACGAACTGGCCCCCGGTGGCGACCACATGATGATCATGGATTATGACGAGGAAATCTTGCCTGGTGCCACCGTCAATTTGACTATCACTACCGCGGACGGATCTACCGTCGAGGCGGAAGGCCTGGCTGTTCGTCAGGTCGGCTCCGGCGACGAGAGCTACGGCGAGGATGGCGAGCTCCAAGGCCACGGCGGCATGGGCGCTGCTGATGAGCCATCCGATTCGATGGACCATTCCGGCCACGATCATGAGGGCCACGATCACTAA